One part of the Rhipicephalus microplus isolate Deutch F79 unplaced genomic scaffold, USDA_Rmic scaffold_24, whole genome shotgun sequence genome encodes these proteins:
- the LOC142786440 gene encoding MIF4G domain-containing protein A-like: protein MAVLLSDVPKNPGGASMGSLHSGHLVSMAVLLCDSCRLVMISPQLDYEAKVECLRTALTTAGEAAEQGAPARMAALVACMRDAFLSSDVPEKARLTLLELAELRASGWKLSLEQQLFFVNLNDAAGD from the exons ATGGCCGTGCTTCTGTCGGACGTCCCTAAAAATCCAGGAGGTGCATCGATGGGCTCGCTCCACTCCGGACACCTCGTCtctatggcggtgcttctgtgcGACTCCTGCAGGCTTGTCATGATCTCGCCTCAGCTGGACTACGAAGCTAAG GTCGAATGCCTCCGCACAGCACTAACTACAGCCGGCGAAGCTGCTGAACAAGGGGCCCCTGCCCGCATGGCGGCGCTGGTGGCCTGCATGCGGGACGCTTTCTTGTCGTCAGATGTTCCCGAGAAAGCTCGCTTGACCCTACTCGAACTTGCAGAGCTGCGTGCTTCAGGCTGGAAACTATCCCTGGAGCAGCAGCTTTTCTTCGTCAACCTCAACGATGCTGCTGGAGACTAA